A stretch of Streptomyces vietnamensis DNA encodes these proteins:
- a CDS encoding MMPL family transporter, protein MATFLYKLGRAAFRRRRLVALLWVALLALAGVGAATAPTPTSSSFSIPGTEAQRAFDLLEERFPGAGADGATARVVFKAPAGEKMTDPAHKAVVEETVAALKSGSDQIVQVTDPYTAHAVSQNGSTAYVSVSYKVNGMELTDETREALKDAGHDAQGKGLTVEIGGDALQTMPEQGASEAIGIVLASIVLVITFGSLVAAGLPLLTAVIGVGIGVSTITALANVLDLGTTTSTLASMIGLAVGIDYALFIVSRYRAELAEGRDHEEAAGRAVGTAGSAVVFAGLTVVIALVGLAVVNIPMLSKMGFAAAGTVVIAVLIALTLIPALLGFAGNKVVGRKQRKGPKNDLQKDAKPNGGTRWARFVIRRPLMVLIVGVLGLGAIAVPAASLEMGLPDDGVKPTSTSERRAYDALSDGFGPGFNGPLLVVVDGDKATADRTVSTIKGLDGWAAVTPATPNKAGDAAMITVVPKDRPSSTATENLVHDIRDATGDDVLVTGATAMNIDFSQKMNDALVPYLALVVGLAFVLLTLVFRSVLVPLKAALGFLLSVVAALGAVVAVFQWGWLGSLFGVEQTGPIMSMMPIFMVGVVFGLAMDYEVFLVTRMREAYVHGERPGEAIVTGFRHSARVVTAAAVIMIAVFSGFIGMDDQMVKMIGFGLAVAVLFDAFVVRMAIVPAVLALLGHKAWWLPKWLDRLLPNVDVEGEGLAKSAPASEGGAAKPDLVKV, encoded by the coding sequence GTGGCCACGTTCCTCTACAAGCTGGGCCGCGCCGCCTTCCGGCGCCGCCGGCTCGTCGCCCTCCTCTGGGTGGCGCTCCTCGCCCTCGCCGGCGTCGGTGCCGCCACCGCCCCCACCCCGACCTCCAGCTCCTTCTCGATACCCGGCACCGAGGCCCAGCGCGCCTTCGACCTGCTCGAAGAGCGCTTCCCCGGCGCCGGAGCCGACGGGGCCACCGCCCGTGTCGTCTTCAAGGCCCCCGCGGGCGAGAAGATGACCGACCCGGCGCACAAGGCCGTCGTCGAGGAGACCGTCGCCGCGCTCAAGTCCGGCTCGGACCAGATCGTCCAGGTCACCGACCCGTACACCGCGCACGCCGTCTCGCAGAACGGCTCCACCGCCTACGTCTCGGTCTCCTACAAGGTCAACGGGATGGAGCTGACCGACGAGACCCGCGAGGCCCTCAAGGACGCCGGTCACGACGCCCAGGGCAAGGGGCTGACCGTCGAGATCGGCGGCGACGCCCTCCAGACCATGCCCGAGCAGGGCGCGAGCGAGGCCATCGGCATCGTCCTCGCCAGCATCGTGCTCGTCATCACCTTCGGCTCGCTCGTCGCGGCCGGGCTCCCGCTGCTCACGGCGGTCATCGGCGTCGGCATCGGCGTCTCGACGATCACCGCGCTCGCGAACGTCCTGGACCTCGGCACCACCACCTCCACGCTCGCGTCGATGATCGGCCTCGCCGTCGGCATCGACTACGCCCTCTTCATCGTCTCCCGCTACCGCGCGGAGCTCGCCGAGGGCCGGGACCACGAGGAGGCCGCGGGCCGCGCGGTCGGCACGGCCGGCTCCGCCGTCGTCTTCGCCGGACTCACCGTCGTCATCGCCCTGGTCGGCCTGGCCGTCGTCAACATCCCGATGCTGTCGAAGATGGGCTTCGCCGCCGCCGGCACGGTCGTGATCGCCGTACTGATCGCGCTCACCCTGATCCCCGCCCTGCTCGGCTTCGCCGGGAACAAGGTCGTCGGCCGCAAGCAGCGCAAGGGACCGAAGAACGACCTCCAGAAGGACGCCAAGCCCAACGGCGGCACCCGCTGGGCCCGCTTCGTCATCCGCCGCCCGCTGATGGTCCTGATCGTCGGCGTCCTCGGCCTCGGCGCGATCGCCGTGCCCGCCGCCTCCCTGGAGATGGGCCTCCCGGACGACGGCGTGAAGCCGACCTCCACCTCCGAGCGCCGGGCGTACGACGCGCTGTCCGACGGCTTCGGCCCCGGCTTCAACGGCCCGCTGCTCGTCGTCGTGGACGGCGACAAGGCGACCGCCGACCGGACGGTCTCCACGATCAAGGGCCTCGACGGCTGGGCCGCGGTCACCCCGGCGACCCCGAACAAGGCCGGCGACGCCGCCATGATCACCGTGGTCCCGAAGGACCGGCCGTCCTCGACCGCCACCGAGAACCTGGTCCACGACATCCGCGACGCCACCGGCGACGACGTCCTCGTCACCGGCGCCACCGCGATGAACATCGACTTCTCGCAGAAGATGAACGACGCCCTGGTGCCCTACCTGGCCCTCGTCGTCGGCCTCGCCTTCGTGCTCCTGACCCTGGTCTTCCGCTCGGTCCTCGTCCCCCTGAAGGCGGCCCTCGGCTTCCTGCTCTCGGTGGTCGCGGCCCTCGGCGCGGTCGTCGCGGTCTTCCAGTGGGGCTGGCTCGGCAGCCTCTTCGGGGTCGAGCAGACCGGCCCGATCATGTCGATGATGCCGATCTTCATGGTGGGCGTCGTCTTCGGCCTCGCGATGGACTACGAGGTCTTCCTCGTCACCCGGATGCGCGAGGCGTACGTGCACGGCGAGCGGCCCGGCGAGGCGATCGTGACCGGCTTCCGGCACAGCGCCCGGGTGGTCACCGCCGCCGCGGTGATCATGATCGCGGTCTTCTCCGGCTTCATCGGCATGGACGACCAGATGGTCAAGATGATCGGCTTCGGCCTGGCCGTCGCGGTCCTCTTCGACGCCTTCGTGGTCCGCATGGCGATCGTCCCGGCCGTGCTGGCGCTCCTCGGCCACAAGGCCTGGTGGCTGCCGAAGTGGCTGGACCGGCTCCTGCCGAACGTGGACGTGGAGGGCGAGGGCCTCGCGAAGTCCGCGCCCGCGAGCGAGGGCGGTGCCGCGAAGCCGGACCTCGTGAAGGTCTGA
- a CDS encoding TetR/AcrR family transcriptional regulator, which produces MARSRLTPERESELYAAVLELLREVGYDALTMDAVASRTHSSKATLYRQWGSKPELVARAMRHNKPVDITEIDTGSLRGDIQEMIAHTDDCQMDKDAALMRGLAHAVHTNPELHRALRELLIEPEMNGLDEVLRRAVRRGEIKADNPALKLVPHMLIGAFIARPLIEDQPVDRAFLSAYFDAVVLPSLGV; this is translated from the coding sequence ATGGCACGCAGCAGACTCACTCCCGAGCGGGAGTCCGAGCTGTACGCGGCCGTGCTCGAACTCCTCCGTGAGGTCGGCTACGACGCCCTCACCATGGACGCCGTCGCCTCCCGCACCCACTCCAGCAAGGCCACCCTCTACCGCCAGTGGGGGAGCAAGCCGGAGCTGGTCGCCCGGGCCATGCGGCACAACAAGCCGGTCGACATCACCGAGATCGACACCGGCTCGCTCCGCGGCGACATCCAGGAGATGATCGCCCACACCGACGACTGCCAGATGGACAAGGACGCCGCGCTGATGCGGGGTCTCGCCCATGCCGTCCACACCAACCCCGAACTGCACCGGGCGCTGCGCGAGCTGCTCATCGAACCCGAGATGAACGGCCTCGACGAGGTGCTGCGCCGAGCGGTCCGCCGGGGCGAGATCAAAGCCGACAACCCGGCGCTGAAGCTCGTCCCGCACATGCTGATCGGTGCGTTCATCGCCCGCCCGCTGATCGAGGATCAGCCGGTCGACCGCGCCTTCCTCAGCGCCTACTTCGACGCCGTGGTGCTCCCCTCACTCGGCGTCTGA
- a CDS encoding S41 family peptidase — protein MSDDVAYLRFPHLHDDLLCFAAEDDLWLAPLAPEGERPDRAWRLTVDRTRVGHPRFSPDGRHIAYTNWRSLDPEIHLVPIDGGTARRLTYWGSTDTRVCGWTPPDKDGRSDILAVSSHGQPFSYYSWAYTVPTDGSPGLRLPWGPVSDIAVTDDTAITGNDGERRSLLLTGKPPHEPAAWKRYLGGATGRLWLHGERLLPDLGGHIDAPMTVGGRIAFLSDHEGIGNLYSCRPDGTDLRRHTDHDDFYARHASSDGRRVVYQCAGELWIVDALTADSRPRKLEVRLGGQRVGRRCYQVPAAHHIDALSVDETGRASAVSVRGSLYWLTHRDGPARTIIDSPGVRVRLPEMLGSGGQVAYVTDAEGEDAVEVAYLPRASGDRPPRRLASGDLGRVEELVSDPDGERLAIASHDGRLLLLDATEESNGEVTELIRSVNGPVRDLAFSPDGDWLTWSHPGIGRSLRSIKMARISGPGARTVVDVTNGRFEDENPVFTRDGRYLAFLSWRGFDPVYDVHTGDLSFPLGCRPYLVPLSSATPSPFALLPDGRPAAGGLDPTDEDAETADGTVTVEIEGLPDRVTPFPVAASKYSALHPVSGGGLVWLRWPISGALGETFANPADTSGKPTLEHFSITKARKSELAKDLDWFAVSGDGTRLVVADDGELRAVPATESGDGDSTVYLDLRRILHEIDPGAEWRQAFDEAGRIVRAYFWEPDMGGVDWTAVLDQYRPLVERVASPDEFADLLREVMGELGTSHAYVTPARRNEGPPHYQRPMGLLGANLVPREAGWTVKRILPGESSDSKARSPLAGTGIREGAVLTHVDGRPVDPVTGPYPLLSGTGGTTVELTFTPAEGEGRARRVAVVPLIDERPLRYHDWVAKRRAVVRELSGGRCGYLHIPDMGGSGWAQFNRDLRWEVSRPALIVDVRGNAGGNISELVVEKLTRKILGWDLTRNAQPVSYASNAPRGPVVALADEATSSDGDMITAAFKILGLGPVVGQRTWGGVVGMTGRHRLGDGTQITVPMNAAWFPEYGWSLENHGVEPDLAVLRTPLDWAEGRHAQLDDAVHIALALLDETPAASPPGYESLPDRSRPKLPPRPDA, from the coding sequence GTGAGTGACGACGTCGCGTATCTCCGTTTCCCGCACCTCCACGACGACCTGCTGTGCTTCGCCGCCGAGGACGATCTCTGGCTCGCCCCGCTCGCCCCCGAGGGCGAGCGCCCCGACCGGGCCTGGCGCCTCACGGTCGACCGGACGCGGGTCGGGCACCCGCGCTTCTCGCCGGACGGGCGGCACATCGCGTACACGAACTGGCGCAGCCTCGACCCCGAGATCCATCTCGTCCCCATCGACGGCGGCACCGCCCGGCGGCTGACCTACTGGGGCTCCACCGACACCCGGGTCTGCGGCTGGACGCCCCCCGACAAGGACGGCCGCTCCGACATCCTCGCCGTCTCCTCGCACGGGCAGCCCTTCTCGTACTACTCCTGGGCGTACACCGTCCCCACCGACGGCTCCCCCGGCCTCCGCCTGCCCTGGGGCCCCGTCTCGGACATAGCGGTCACCGACGACACCGCGATCACCGGGAACGACGGCGAGCGCCGCAGCCTCCTGCTCACCGGGAAGCCGCCGCACGAGCCGGCCGCCTGGAAGCGGTACCTGGGCGGCGCCACCGGCCGCCTCTGGCTCCACGGCGAACGGCTGCTGCCCGACCTCGGCGGGCACATCGACGCCCCCATGACCGTCGGCGGGCGGATCGCCTTCCTCTCCGACCACGAGGGCATCGGCAACCTCTACTCCTGCCGGCCCGACGGCACCGACCTGCGCCGTCACACCGACCACGACGACTTCTACGCCCGGCACGCCTCCAGCGACGGCCGCCGGGTCGTCTACCAGTGCGCGGGCGAGCTGTGGATCGTCGACGCCCTCACCGCCGACTCCCGCCCCCGCAAGCTGGAGGTGCGGCTCGGCGGCCAGCGCGTCGGCCGCCGCTGCTACCAGGTGCCGGCCGCCCACCACATCGACGCGCTCTCCGTCGACGAGACCGGCCGGGCCTCCGCCGTCTCCGTGCGCGGCAGCCTGTACTGGCTGACGCACCGCGACGGCCCCGCCCGCACCATCATCGACTCCCCCGGCGTCCGGGTCCGGCTCCCCGAGATGCTCGGCAGCGGCGGCCAGGTCGCGTACGTCACCGACGCCGAGGGCGAGGACGCCGTCGAGGTCGCCTATCTGCCGCGCGCCAGCGGCGACCGGCCGCCCCGCAGGCTCGCCTCGGGCGACCTCGGCCGGGTCGAGGAACTCGTCTCCGACCCGGACGGCGAGCGGCTCGCGATCGCCTCCCACGACGGCCGGCTCCTCCTCCTCGACGCCACCGAGGAGTCCAACGGCGAGGTCACCGAGCTGATCCGCTCCGTCAACGGACCCGTCCGCGACCTCGCCTTCTCCCCCGACGGCGACTGGCTCACCTGGTCCCACCCGGGCATCGGCCGCTCCCTGCGCTCCATCAAGATGGCCCGGATCTCGGGCCCCGGCGCCCGCACCGTCGTCGACGTCACCAACGGCCGCTTCGAGGACGAGAACCCGGTCTTCACCCGCGACGGCCGCTACCTCGCCTTCCTCTCCTGGCGGGGCTTCGACCCGGTGTACGACGTGCACACCGGCGACCTGTCCTTCCCGCTCGGCTGCCGCCCCTACCTCGTCCCGCTCTCCTCCGCCACGCCCTCCCCCTTCGCACTGCTCCCCGACGGGCGCCCGGCGGCCGGCGGCCTCGACCCCACGGACGAGGACGCCGAGACCGCCGACGGCACCGTCACCGTCGAGATCGAGGGGCTCCCCGACCGGGTCACGCCCTTCCCGGTCGCCGCCTCCAAGTACTCGGCGCTGCACCCGGTCAGCGGCGGCGGCCTGGTCTGGCTGCGCTGGCCCATCTCGGGCGCGCTCGGCGAGACCTTCGCCAACCCGGCCGACACCTCCGGCAAGCCCACCCTGGAGCACTTCTCCATCACCAAGGCCCGCAAGAGCGAACTCGCCAAGGACCTCGACTGGTTCGCGGTCAGCGGCGACGGCACCCGGCTCGTCGTCGCCGACGACGGCGAACTGCGGGCCGTGCCCGCCACCGAGTCCGGCGACGGCGACTCCACCGTCTACCTGGACCTGCGGCGCATCCTGCACGAGATCGACCCGGGCGCCGAATGGCGGCAGGCCTTCGACGAGGCCGGCCGGATCGTCCGCGCCTACTTCTGGGAGCCCGACATGGGCGGCGTCGACTGGACGGCCGTCCTCGACCAGTACCGGCCGCTCGTCGAACGGGTCGCGTCCCCCGACGAGTTCGCCGACCTGCTCCGCGAGGTCATGGGCGAACTCGGCACCTCGCACGCGTACGTCACGCCCGCCCGCCGCAACGAGGGACCGCCGCACTACCAGCGGCCGATGGGCCTGCTCGGCGCCAACCTCGTGCCGCGGGAAGCCGGTTGGACGGTCAAACGCATCCTCCCCGGCGAGTCCTCCGACTCCAAGGCCCGCTCCCCGCTCGCCGGCACCGGCATCCGCGAGGGCGCCGTCCTCACCCACGTCGACGGCCGGCCCGTCGACCCGGTCACCGGCCCGTACCCGCTGCTCTCCGGCACCGGCGGCACCACCGTCGAGCTCACCTTCACCCCCGCCGAGGGCGAGGGCCGCGCCCGCCGCGTCGCCGTCGTCCCGCTCATCGACGAACGGCCCCTGCGCTACCACGACTGGGTCGCCAAACGCCGTGCGGTGGTACGGGAGCTCAGCGGCGGCCGCTGCGGCTACCTCCACATCCCCGACATGGGCGGCTCCGGCTGGGCCCAGTTCAACCGCGACCTGCGCTGGGAGGTCTCCCGTCCCGCCCTCATCGTCGACGTGCGCGGCAACGCCGGCGGCAACATCAGCGAACTCGTCGTCGAGAAACTGACCCGCAAGATCCTCGGCTGGGACCTCACGAGGAACGCCCAGCCCGTGTCGTACGCCTCCAACGCCCCGCGCGGCCCCGTCGTCGCCCTCGCCGACGAGGCCACCTCCTCCGACGGCGACATGATCACCGCCGCGTTCAAGATCCTCGGCCTCGGCCCCGTCGTCGGGCAGCGCACCTGGGGCGGGGTCGTCGGCATGACCGGCCGCCACCGGCTCGGCGACGGCACCCAGATCACCGTCCCGATGAACGCGGCCTGGTTCCCCGAGTACGGCTGGTCCCTGGAGAACCACGGCGTCGAACCCGACCTCGCGGTCCTGCGCACCCCCCTCGACTGGGCCGAGGGCCGGCACGCCCAGCTCGACGACGCGGTCCACATCGCCCTCGCGCTCCTCGACGAGACCCCCGCGGCGAGCCCCCCGGGCTACGAGTCACTGCCGGACCGCTCCCGCCCGAAACTGCCCCCGAGGCCCGACGCCTAG
- a CDS encoding GNAT family N-acetyltransferase: MAVLERLRPDHAPALLAFERENRAYFAARVPDRGDAYFEEFDARLRELIEAQEAGEIHFHVLVAEGGEIVGRVNLVEVDADAGSAELGYRLAEKATGRGLATRGVREVCRLAVEEYGLSRLTAVVTVGNDASSAVLARAGFGAVGGMTLDGEPCTAYELDLTTVRGLSGGSGSDRP, from the coding sequence ATGGCCGTACTTGAGCGACTCCGACCCGACCACGCACCCGCCCTGCTCGCCTTCGAGCGGGAGAACCGGGCGTACTTCGCCGCGCGCGTGCCCGACCGGGGGGACGCCTACTTCGAGGAGTTCGACGCCCGGCTCCGGGAGCTGATCGAGGCGCAGGAGGCGGGCGAGATCCACTTCCACGTGCTCGTCGCCGAGGGCGGGGAGATCGTCGGGCGGGTCAACCTCGTCGAGGTGGACGCCGACGCGGGCAGCGCCGAGCTCGGCTACCGGCTCGCCGAGAAGGCGACCGGGCGGGGGCTCGCCACCCGCGGGGTGCGGGAGGTGTGCCGGCTGGCCGTCGAGGAGTACGGGCTCAGCCGGCTGACCGCCGTCGTGACCGTGGGCAACGACGCGTCGAGCGCCGTGCTCGCCCGGGCCGGGTTCGGGGCCGTGGGCGGCATGACGCTCGACGGCGAGCCGTGCACCGCGTACGAGCTGGACCTGACGACCGTCCGGGGCCTGTCCGGCGGTTCAGGGTCGGACAGGCCCTAG
- a CDS encoding SDR family oxidoreductase: MSRVSLEGQVAVVTGGARGVGELLARKLSARGAKIALVGLEPEQLKEVAGRLHTEADWWHADVTDHEAMARVAAEVKERFGKVDIVVANAGVAAGGPFVDSDPVAWRRVIEVNLIGGAVTGRAFLPVLMESRGYFLQIASLAAITPAPMMTAYCASKSGVEAFAHSLRAEVAYKGVKVGVGYLSWTDTDMVRGADQDDVMKELRQRLPWPSNRTYPLGPAVDRIVAGIERRSAHVYAQWWLRGMQSVRGYLPSLIATVGQREMRRFEPRLSSVSKGLVGAGGAADEQARAEGSSAR, translated from the coding sequence ATGAGCAGGGTGAGCCTGGAAGGACAGGTCGCGGTCGTCACCGGCGGGGCCCGCGGGGTCGGGGAGCTCCTCGCCCGCAAGCTCTCCGCGCGCGGCGCGAAGATCGCGCTGGTCGGTCTGGAGCCGGAGCAGCTGAAGGAGGTCGCCGGGCGGCTGCACACCGAGGCCGACTGGTGGCACGCCGACGTCACCGACCACGAGGCGATGGCCCGGGTCGCGGCCGAGGTGAAGGAACGGTTCGGGAAGGTCGACATCGTCGTCGCCAACGCCGGTGTCGCGGCGGGCGGTCCGTTCGTCGACTCCGACCCGGTCGCCTGGCGGCGGGTCATCGAGGTCAACCTGATCGGCGGCGCGGTGACGGGCCGGGCGTTCCTGCCGGTCCTCATGGAGTCGCGCGGGTACTTCCTCCAGATCGCCTCGCTCGCCGCGATCACGCCCGCCCCGATGATGACGGCGTACTGCGCCTCCAAGTCGGGCGTCGAGGCCTTCGCGCACAGCCTGCGCGCCGAGGTCGCGTACAAGGGCGTGAAGGTCGGCGTCGGCTATCTGTCCTGGACCGACACGGACATGGTGCGGGGCGCGGACCAGGACGACGTGATGAAGGAGCTGCGGCAGCGGCTGCCGTGGCCCTCGAACCGCACGTACCCCCTCGGCCCGGCCGTCGACCGGATCGTCGCGGGCATCGAGCGGCGCTCGGCCCATGTGTACGCACAGTGGTGGCTGCGCGGGATGCAGTCGGTCCGCGGCTACCTGCCGAGCCTGATCGCCACGGTCGGGCAGCGCGAGATGCGGCGTTTCGAGCCGCGCCTGAGCTCGGTCTCCAAGGGGCTGGTGGGTGCGGGCGGGGCTGCGGACGAGCAGGCGCGGGCGGAGGGTTCCTCGGCGCGGTAG
- a CDS encoding alpha/beta fold hydrolase has product MTLQSLPAPRALTAVSADGSPIHVEVYGPEGAPAVVLSHGWTCSIAFWTEQIRALAADHRVIAYDQRGHGRSPAPAATGGAGYSTTALADDLEAVLAATLGPGERAVIAGHSMGGMTVMAAARRPGFRQHAAAVLLCSTGPSRLTAEATVVPLGPGGLRSRLTKAVLGAKAPLGPVNAVSKKVLRYATMGPGSAPERVEACARIVHACPRGARHGWSQVLAGLDLEAGLRELRLPVAVLVGTADRLTPPVHSHAMAEALPHCTGLVTLAGMGHMTPVEAPEAVTAQIRELTLTYLGVKENEEAGA; this is encoded by the coding sequence GTGACGCTCCAGAGCCTTCCCGCGCCCCGCGCGCTCACCGCCGTCTCCGCCGACGGCTCCCCGATCCACGTCGAGGTGTACGGCCCCGAGGGCGCGCCCGCCGTGGTCCTCTCCCACGGCTGGACCTGCTCGATCGCCTTCTGGACCGAGCAGATACGGGCCCTCGCCGCCGACCACCGGGTCATCGCCTACGACCAGCGCGGCCACGGCCGCTCCCCGGCGCCCGCCGCGACCGGCGGCGCGGGCTACTCCACGACGGCGCTCGCCGACGACCTGGAGGCGGTGCTCGCCGCCACCCTCGGTCCCGGCGAGCGGGCCGTGATCGCCGGCCACTCCATGGGCGGCATGACGGTCATGGCGGCCGCACGGCGGCCCGGCTTCCGGCAGCACGCCGCCGCCGTCCTGCTCTGCTCCACCGGCCCCTCGCGGCTGACCGCCGAGGCCACCGTCGTCCCGCTCGGGCCCGGCGGGCTGCGCAGCCGGCTGACCAAGGCCGTCCTCGGCGCGAAGGCGCCGCTCGGCCCGGTGAACGCCGTCTCGAAGAAGGTCCTGAGGTACGCGACGATGGGACCGGGTTCGGCGCCGGAGCGCGTCGAGGCCTGTGCCCGGATCGTGCACGCCTGCCCGCGCGGCGCCCGCCACGGCTGGTCGCAGGTCCTGGCCGGGCTCGACCTCGAAGCGGGCCTCCGGGAGCTGCGGCTGCCGGTGGCCGTCCTCGTCGGCACCGCCGACCGGCTCACTCCGCCCGTCCACTCCCATGCGATGGCGGAGGCGCTGCCGCACTGCACGGGCCTCGTCACGCTGGCGGGCATGGGCCACATGACACCGGTGGAGGCCCCGGAGGCCGTCACCGCGCAGATCCGCGAACTGACCCTGACGTACCTGGGCGTCAAGGAGAACGAGGAGGCAGGGGCATGA
- a CDS encoding flavin-containing monooxygenase has translation MAKHEHVRVAVIGSGFGGIGAAVRLRREGITDFVVLERADSVGGAWRDNSYPGCACDVPSHLYSFSFAPNPDWPRTFSGQRHIRAYLEHVTDTFGIRPHLRLNHEMLRAEWDAEALRWEIETSGGTFSAEVLISAAGPLSDPQIPDIPGLADFPGKVFHSARWDHDYDLRGKRVAMVGTGASAIQIVPEIQREVGRLTLFQRTPPWVMPRMDRSISGAERWLHRTLPATATLRRGLLWGIRELQVGAFTKHPNELGLVEKLAKANIARSIKDPELRAKLTPSYRIGCKRILLSNTYYPALAQPNVDVVASGLREVRGSTVIAADGTETEVDAIVFGTGFHVTDIPIASRVVGAEGHTLAESWKDGVKVLRGATAGGFPNLMMIIGPNTGLGNSSMILMIESQLNYMADYLRQIDILGGRTALAVRPSAVNAWNRKVQSRMERTVWKAGGCNSWYLDANGRNTTLWPGTTAEFRRETRQVDLSEYEVIRAPRPAPAPKPEPAPKSARTSRKKETAK, from the coding sequence ATGGCGAAGCACGAGCACGTACGGGTGGCGGTGATCGGGTCGGGATTCGGCGGCATCGGGGCCGCCGTCCGGCTGCGCCGCGAGGGGATCACCGACTTCGTCGTCCTGGAGCGGGCCGACTCCGTGGGCGGCGCCTGGCGCGACAACAGCTACCCCGGCTGCGCCTGCGACGTCCCCTCCCACCTCTACTCCTTCTCCTTCGCGCCCAACCCGGACTGGCCCCGGACCTTCTCCGGACAGCGCCACATCCGCGCCTACCTGGAGCACGTCACCGACACCTTCGGGATCCGTCCGCACCTGCGCCTGAACCACGAGATGCTGCGGGCGGAGTGGGACGCGGAGGCGCTGCGCTGGGAGATCGAGACCAGCGGCGGCACCTTCAGCGCCGAGGTCCTCATCTCCGCCGCCGGGCCGCTCTCCGACCCGCAGATCCCCGACATCCCGGGCCTCGCCGACTTCCCCGGCAAGGTCTTCCACTCGGCGCGGTGGGACCACGACTACGACCTGCGCGGCAAGCGCGTCGCCATGGTCGGCACCGGCGCCTCCGCCATCCAGATCGTGCCGGAGATCCAGCGCGAGGTCGGCAGGCTCACCCTCTTCCAGCGCACGCCCCCGTGGGTCATGCCCCGCATGGACCGCTCGATCAGCGGCGCCGAGCGCTGGCTCCACCGCACGCTCCCGGCCACGGCGACCCTGCGCCGGGGCCTCCTCTGGGGCATCCGCGAGCTGCAGGTCGGCGCCTTCACCAAGCACCCGAACGAACTCGGCCTGGTCGAGAAGCTCGCCAAGGCCAACATCGCGCGCTCCATCAAGGACCCGGAGCTGCGGGCCAAGCTGACGCCCTCGTACCGCATCGGCTGCAAGCGGATCCTGCTCTCCAACACGTACTACCCGGCGCTCGCCCAGCCCAATGTGGACGTCGTCGCCTCCGGGCTCCGCGAGGTCCGCGGCTCGACCGTGATCGCCGCCGACGGCACCGAGACCGAGGTCGACGCGATCGTCTTCGGCACGGGCTTCCACGTCACCGACATCCCGATCGCGTCCCGCGTCGTCGGCGCCGAGGGGCACACGCTCGCCGAGTCCTGGAAGGACGGGGTCAAGGTGCTGCGCGGGGCCACCGCCGGCGGCTTCCCCAACCTCATGATGATCATCGGGCCGAACACCGGCCTCGGGAACTCCTCCATGATCCTCATGATCGAGTCCCAGCTGAACTACATGGCCGACTACCTCCGCCAGATCGACATCCTCGGCGGCCGCACCGCCCTCGCCGTCCGCCCCTCCGCCGTGAACGCCTGGAACCGCAAGGTCCAGTCCCGGATGGAGCGGACCGTCTGGAAGGCCGGCGGCTGCAACAGCTGGTACCTCGACGCCAACGGCCGCAACACCACCCTGTGGCCGGGCACCACGGCCGAGTTCCGGCGCGAGACCCGGCAGGTCGACCTCTCCGAGTACGAGGTGATCCGCGCGCCCAGGCCGGCGCCGGCGCCCAAGCCCGAGCCGGCCCCGAAGTCCGCCCGTACCTCCCGGAAGAAGGAGACCGCCAAGTGA
- a CDS encoding MerR family transcriptional regulator: MEELASAAGITVRTLRFYRERGLIPPPRREGRIAWYDDNHLARLRTIAALLERGHTLNGIADLTTAFESGRNVREVLALPAPSEEEPVRLTPEELADHFAGEVTAENLAAALDLGYLVTDGEEIVHISRRLLDVSAALVREGVPLAEVLKAGARVREHADALAELFTELLRAHAKDDDLWRLRPLAKSVVEAELSLALDRRLRETP, translated from the coding sequence ATGGAGGAACTCGCCTCCGCCGCCGGCATCACCGTGCGCACCCTGCGCTTCTACCGCGAGCGCGGCCTGATCCCGCCGCCCCGCCGCGAGGGCCGCATCGCCTGGTACGACGACAACCACCTGGCCCGGCTGCGCACCATCGCCGCCCTCCTGGAGCGCGGCCACACCCTCAACGGCATCGCCGACCTCACCACCGCCTTCGAGAGCGGCCGCAACGTCCGCGAGGTCCTCGCCCTCCCCGCCCCCTCCGAGGAGGAGCCGGTCCGCCTCACCCCCGAGGAGCTCGCCGACCACTTCGCCGGCGAGGTCACCGCCGAGAACCTCGCCGCCGCCCTCGACCTCGGCTACCTCGTCACCGACGGCGAGGAGATCGTCCACATCAGCCGCCGACTGCTCGACGTCTCCGCCGCCCTGGTCCGGGAGGGCGTCCCGCTCGCCGAGGTCCTCAAGGCGGGCGCCCGCGTCCGCGAACACGCCGACGCCCTCGCCGAGCTCTTCACCGAACTCCTGCGCGCCCACGCGAAGGACGACGACCTGTGGCGGCTGCGCCCGCTGGCGAAGAGCGTGGTGGAGGCGGAGCTCTCACTGGCACTCGACAGGCGGCTGCGCGAGACCCCCTGA